DNA from Alphaproteobacteria bacterium SS10:
ACCGATTACCTGCAGCAGGGTTTGGAGCCGGTTGAGGCTGCCAAGGCCAGCTTTGCCCGGTTGGAAGGGGCCTACGCCCTGGTGCTGATCTTTGCGGGAGAGCATGACCTGATGGTCGGTGCCCGCCAGGGGACACCGATGACCATTGGGTATGGTGAGAGGGACCGCGAGGGGCAGATGTTCCTCGCCTCCGATGCCGTGGCGCTGGCCGCTTACACCAACCGTGTTTGCTATCTTGAGGATGGTGATTGGACCGTCATTCGGCGCGGTAAGGCAGAGATCTTCCGCCGTGATGGCAGCACAGTTGAGCGCCCAATCCGTCAAAGCTCAGTCACCGGCGCCATGACCGGCAAGGGTGACTACCGTCACTTTATGCTCAAAGAGATCCACGAGCAGCCAGAGGTGATCGGTAACACTGTGAATGCGCACCTGCATCCGGCAACGGGCGAGGCCGCGTTTGAGAGTTTTGATTTCGACTTCGCCAATCTGAACCGACTGCACATCACGGCCTGCGGTACGGCATTCTATGCTGGCCTGGTCGCGCGCTATTGGTTTGAGGAAATTGCCGGACTGCCAACTGAGGTCGATATCGCGTCGGAGTATCGCTATCGCAACCTGCCAGCCTCGGAAGGTTCAGCAACCCTCGTGATCTCCCAATCTGGTGAGACGCTGGATACGTTGGAGGCATTGCGCTTTGCCAAGAACCAGGGACAGAAGACCCTGGCCGTGGTCAATGTGCCGGAGAGCACCATGGCGCGGGAGGCAGACCAAACCGTCTACACCCTTGCCGGCCCTGAGATTGGCGTTGCCTCAACCAAGGCGTTTACCACCCAGCTCTCAACCCTAGCCTGTCTTGCCATGTATGCCGCACGTAAGCGTGGCCATGTTGATGAGGTGAAGGAACGCGCGTTGTCTGCCGCCCTTCGTGAGGTGCCAGCCCGGATTGCTGAGGTTCTAAACCATGATGAGGCGATCAAGGAGATCGCGGCCGATATCACCAGTGCCCATTCGGTGCTCTATCTCGGTCGTGGCCGTTCCTATCCAATTGCGATGGAGGGCGCGCTAAAGCTGAAGGAAATCTCTTACATCCATGCTGAGGGTTATGCGGCGGGGGAGATGAAGCACGGGCCAATCGCCCTAATCGATGAAACCATGCCCGTCGTGGTGGTAGCGCCATCGGACCGTTGGCTTGAGAAGACGCTATCCAATGTTCGTGAGGCAACCGCCCGTGGCGCGCGCCTGCTGCTAATTGGCGATGAGACATCGGTGAAGGCGTTAGAGGACGTCACGACCTGGTCAATCCCAATGCCAAGCATACCGTCAGAGGCTGCATCTTATATGGCGCCGATCCTCTACACCGTGCCGGTCCAGCTGCTCGCCTATCATGCAGCCGTCCTGAAAGGCACCGATGTTGACCAACCACGTAACCTCGCCAAGGCGGTAACAGTGGAGTAGGGGGCAACCTCTCCCTTTGCTTTTGCCCGCCGGTCTACCTATCTGTACGGCAACGAATTACGGAGGGCCGCCCCATGGATACCATCGACACCACTAGCCTGCGTTTGAAGCTCAACGATCCAGAGCTGTTCCGCAGCCAAGCCTATGTCGACGGCGCGTGGATTGATGCCGATAGCGGCGCAACCTTTGAGGTGACCAACCCCTCAACCGGTGAGGTCATCGGCACGGTACCCAATCTGGGTAAGGCCGAGACTGATCGTGCCATTGCCGCGGCCAATGCCGCCTGGCCTGCCTGGAAGGCGAAGCCAGCAAAAGAGCGCGGTGCCATCCTGAAAAACTGGCTGGGCCTACTGATGGAGCATCAGGAGGACCTGGCCCGCCTCATGACGCTGGAGCAGGGTAAGCCACTGGCTGAGGCCAAGGGTGAGATTGCCTATGCCGCCAGCTTTGTTGAGTGGTTTGCAGAAGAGGCGAAGCGTACCTATGGCGAGGTGATCCCGACCCATATGGCTGATCGTCGGATCATGGTGACGAAGGAACCAATTGGCGTCACCGCCGCCATCACGCCCTGGAATTTCCCAACCGCGATGATCACCCGTAAGGCAGCGCCAGCACTGGCCGCTGGTTGTCCGATGGTGGTGAAACCGGCTGAGGCGACGCCATACTCTGCGCTTGCCATGGCGGTTCTGGCCGAGCGGGCCGGTCTGCCGAAGGGCCTGTTATCGATTGTTACCGGCAGCGCGAGCGGCTCGATTGAGATTGGTAAGGCGCTCTGCGATAACCCGATCGTCCGCAAGCTTTCCTTCACCGGTTCCACCGAGGTTGGTCGCATTCTGATGCGCCAATGTTCGGATACGGTGAAGAAGGTGTCGTTTGAGCTGGGCGGCAATGCACCCTTCATCGTCTTTGATGACGCCGATCTTGATGCGGCGGTTGAGGGGGCGCTGGTCTGTAAGTACCGGAATGCCGGTCAGACCTGTGTCTGTGCCAATCGCATCTATGTTCAGGACGGTGTCTATGATGCCTTCGCGGCCAAGTTTGCCGAGGCGGTTAAGGGCCTCAAAGTCGGTGATGGCTTTACCGAGGGCGTTGATGTTGGCCCGCTGATTGAGATGGCGGCGGTTGAGAAGGTTGAGGATCACCTAGCTGATGCCACTTCCAAGGGCGCTGAGATCATGGCCGGTGGCGCGCGGGATGAGCATGGAGAGTTATTCTTCCAGCCAACCCTGCTGTCCGGTGTGACCCAGGAGATGAAGGTTGCCCGTGAGGAGACCTTTGGCCCGCTGGCGCCGATGTTCCGGTTCAAGACCGAGGATGAGGTGATCAGCTATGCAAATGATACCGAGTTTGGGCTGGCCGCGTATTTCTACGCCCGCGATATCGGTCGGATCACCAAGGTTTCTGAGGCTTTGGAGTATGGCATGGTGGCGGTGAATACCGGCATTCTGTCCACCGAGGTGGCGCCATTTGGCGGTGTTAAACAATCCGGCATCGGTCGTGAGGGTTCACATCACGGCATCGATGAATATCTAGAGATTAAGTACACGCTGATTGCCGGCCTCTGATCTGATCTCTGCGCTGACGATCCAAAACAAAGCACCCAACAAGGGTGGGGAGTGCCGGAGATGGCTGATAACGCCCGCAAGTTTGATTTCGACTACTTTGTCATCGGTGGTGGCTCTGGCGGTGTCCGCTCCGCCCGCATCGCTGCCCAGCATGGCGCCAAAGTCGTGGTGGCAGAGGACCGCGATATGGGCGGTACCTGCGTCAATCGCGGCTGCGTACCAAAGAAGTACATGGTTTTCGCTGGTCAGCACGCCCGCGCGTTCCAAGACGCCGTTGATTACGGCTGGGAGCATGAGGGCGGTAAACCAGCGTTCAACTGGCCAAAGCTGCGCGATGCCGTAAACGGTACGACCGATGTTATCAGCGGTAAGTATCAATCCGGCTTGGACGGTGTGAAGGCGACAACCTTCAATGCCCATGCCCGGGTCACTGGCCCTAACGAAGTGACAGTCGGCAATCAAACCGTCACGGCTGAGCATATCCTGATTGCTACTGGTGGCGTCCCCTCCATGCCGGATATGCCGGGTGTTGAGTATGCCATCAGCTCTGATGAGATCTTCCACTTACCGGAGTTTCCGAAGCGGCTTGTGGTTGCTGGTGGTGGTTATATTGCCCTAGAGTTCGCCAGCATATTCAATGCATTAGGCAGCGACGTGACAGTGATTTATCGGGGTCCTGAGATCCTGAAAAATTTCGACCATGACCTGCGCCAGCAGCTGACTGAGGACTTCCTCGCCAGTGGCATCAAAATCCACTTCAACACCACCATCCCGAAGATTGAGAAGGAAGGCGACACGCTGAAAGTCCATCTCACCGATGGTGATGTGTTAGATGCTGATCAGATGCTGTTTGCCATTGGCCGCCGCCCACGTATCGCAGGCCTTGGCCTCGATGAGGTTGGAATTGAGACCAATGAGGCTGGCGCCATTAAGGTTGATGAGCATTACCGAACCAATATCCCGTCAATCTATGCGGTTGGGGATGTGACGGACCGTGTAAACCTAACGCCGGTGGCGATTAGGGAAGGGCACTGGCTTGCCGATCAGCTGTTTGGACCAGAGGGTCGAAACAAAATCGACTATGCCATGGTCACGACCGCCGTCTTTACCACGCCTGAGTTAGCCTCGGTTGGCTTGAGCGAGCAGGAAGCTGTTGATGCTGGCTTTGATGTAGAGGTGTTCCGCACACGGTTCCGTGCCATGCGCTACACCCTTGGTGGCAACCAGCCTTGGTCCATGATGAAGCTGGTCGTGGACCGGGATAGCGATCGTGTGCTGGGCGTTCATATGTTGGGCGAGAATGCCGCTGAAATTATTCAGGGTCTGGCGGTTGCCGTTACCCTAGGCGCCACCAAGGCGCAGTTTGATGCGACGGTGGCCCTGCATCCGACGGTGGCGGAGGAGTTCGTCACCATGCGTGAGCCCGCGGCGTCCACCTTGAAAGAACGCCGCCAGGCAGCCGAATAACGATCTGGATTTACTGATGCGATAGCGCAGCGGGGGTGATTAATGAATCACGCCCGGATTGTGGAGCACGTTGACAATGCCGAGGTAAGCAGTCTCGAGCTGACGCAATCTGTGCTGCTCAATTCGGTTCATCCGCTCCTTACGTTCGTCGAGATCGACGAGGACGCGTGATGCTTTGGTCAGGTCACCCTCGACGAGGGCTTGCTCTAATTCACTAAAATGGTTGCCGTACATGGGGTTAGCCGCTCCCTAAACGTTCTGTTTCCAACAAACTTATCCCCAATTGAGACCGGTCGAATCAGCGCTATTTCTTAGCCCTGGAATCACTGACTTCGCCGCAAGTTTTACGGCGAAGTCAGAATAACACCAATTAAGCTGTTGAAATAGCGTGCTTATTCGGCCCGCCTCAAAGCCTCTCTCCAAGTACCTGCGTAAGACTATGAATCAAACGGCGAATCGGGGATAGCCTTGGCGAATCGACATGGAAAACTTATCCACATCGCCATGGCATTCGAGCAACAGAGCCGATAGGGTAAGGGCGAAGTATCCCGGATTTTGGCCACCTTCCTGGTGGACTCAGGGCCGCCGATGCTTAAACTGCCGCGCCTTTCGCCATGGGGGGTATGCGGGGTTGTTGGTGGTTATCGCGTGAACAAATCACCAAATGCTGAACAACCATGGCACCGAGCTTTGAGAAAACATCTAAGAACGCGCGACCCGGATAGGCCGGGCCAGCCAAGTTGAGCGAACCGAACATGACCGTTGAAAACTGGAACCCAAAAACCTGGCGCAACCATAAGGCGATGCAGATGCCGGACTATCCGGATCCAGCCGCCTTGCAAGCTGCTACCGACACCCTGGCCCAGCAGCCGCCACTGGTCTTTGCCGGTGAGGCCCGAAGCCTGAAGCGTGACCTTGCCCGCGTGGCGATGGGGGAGGCGTTCCTGCTTCAGGGCGGTGATTGTGCTGAGAGCTTTGCTGAGTTCAGCGCCGACAACATCCGCGACACCTTTAAGGTGCTGCTGCAGATGGCGGTTGTGCTGACCTTTGCCGGTTCCATGCCGGTTGTGAAGGTTGGGCGCCTTGCGGGTCAGTTTGCAAAGCCGCGTTCGTCTGACAATGAGACCATCGGTGATGAGACGCTGCCCAGCTATCGCGGCGACATCATCAATGCACTGCCGTTTGATGAGGCATCCCGCGTTCCCGATCCAAACCGGATGGTAAAGGCCTACCACCAGGCATCCGCCACGCTGAACCTGCTGCGTGCCTTTGCTCAGGGTGGTTTCGCCGACCTACATAAGGTTCACCAATGGAACCTGGGATTCGTCTCTGACAGCCCTGCCGGTGATCGTTATCGTGATCTCGCCAACCGTCTGGATGAGACCCTTCGCTTCATGGAAGCCTGCGGGATTACCTCAAAGACAACCCAGTCGATCCGTGAGACTGACTTCTACACCTCCCATGAAGCGCTGCTGCTGCCTTATGAGGAAGCGCTGACCCGTGTCGATAGCACCACCGGCGATTGGTACGATGTCTCCTCACACTTCCTCTGGATTGGTGAGCGGACCCGTCAGCTCGACGGTGCCCATGTTGAGTTCCTGCGCGGGGTGAAGAACCCAATCGGCCTGAAGGTCGGCCCTACCATGACACCGGATGATCTAATGCGCATGATCCATGTGCTGAACCCGGACAATGAGCCTGGCCGCCTAACCCTCATCACCCGTATGGGCCATGAGAAGCTGGCTGATGAGCTGCCGAAACTGGTTGAGCGTGTGCGTGATGATGGCCGCCTGGTTGTCTGGTCCTGTGACCCGATGCATGGCAACACGATTAAGGCTGAGTCTGGTTACAAAACCCGCCCGTTTGAGCGGATTATGACTGAGATTAAGGCTTTCTTTGCCGTGCACCGTGAGCTTGGTACCCATCCGGGCGGTATCCATATTGAGCTGACTGGCCAAGATGTGACCGAGTGCACCGGCGGTGCTGAGGAAATCACCGATGCCGCACTGGCCAGCCGCTATCGCACCCATTGCGATCCGCGCCTGAATGCCAATCAAGCATTGGAGATTGCGTTCCAGGTGGCTGAAGAGCTGGTGCAGGTACGTCGTCCGCAAGCCACGCCTGAGGTCGCTGCGCAATAAGCCACCCGGTAAAAAGGGGTAGGCATCCATTGGGAGAGGCCCATGGCCGATGATGGTGCAGTAAAGCCCGAGGCAGTTGCCAATTTGAGCGCTGGCCTCGGCCACCATGACGAGGATGGTATCGGCCAATGGGCGGATACCTATTTCCGTCGCACCCGCGCGGTGATTGAGAAGTTTGGCGACCAACAGGTCACCTATGCCGTGTTCATGCGCCGTCCGGTTGTGTGTGCACCCCGCTTGGCCATCAATTGGCTTGAGGCGGCAATGCAAGCCCGCGGCGCCAAGGTGGACGTTCAACTTCGCTATGAAGAGGGGCGTTGGGTCGGTGCCGGTGACCCGATCCTTTATCTCACCGGTTCATTCAAGCATCTGGT
Protein-coding regions in this window:
- the glmS gene encoding glutamine--fructose-6-phosphate transaminase (isomerizing) → MCGIIGILGDGDVAPAVLEGLKRLEYRGYDSAGIATLSNGHIQRCRAEGKIVNLAGKLDEMPLEGDVGIGHTRWATHGAPTENNAHPHATERVAIVHNGIIENYQELKAELKEKQHRFETETDTEIVAHLVTDYLQQGLEPVEAAKASFARLEGAYALVLIFAGEHDLMVGARQGTPMTIGYGERDREGQMFLASDAVALAAYTNRVCYLEDGDWTVIRRGKAEIFRRDGSTVERPIRQSSVTGAMTGKGDYRHFMLKEIHEQPEVIGNTVNAHLHPATGEAAFESFDFDFANLNRLHITACGTAFYAGLVARYWFEEIAGLPTEVDIASEYRYRNLPASEGSATLVISQSGETLDTLEALRFAKNQGQKTLAVVNVPESTMAREADQTVYTLAGPEIGVASTKAFTTQLSTLACLAMYAARKRGHVDEVKERALSAALREVPARIAEVLNHDEAIKEIAADITSAHSVLYLGRGRSYPIAMEGALKLKEISYIHAEGYAAGEMKHGPIALIDETMPVVVVAPSDRWLEKTLSNVREATARGARLLLIGDETSVKALEDVTTWSIPMPSIPSEAASYMAPILYTVPVQLLAYHAAVLKGTDVDQPRNLAKAVTVE
- the gorA gene encoding glutathione-disulfide reductase, which translates into the protein MADNARKFDFDYFVIGGGSGGVRSARIAAQHGAKVVVAEDRDMGGTCVNRGCVPKKYMVFAGQHARAFQDAVDYGWEHEGGKPAFNWPKLRDAVNGTTDVISGKYQSGLDGVKATTFNAHARVTGPNEVTVGNQTVTAEHILIATGGVPSMPDMPGVEYAISSDEIFHLPEFPKRLVVAGGGYIALEFASIFNALGSDVTVIYRGPEILKNFDHDLRQQLTEDFLASGIKIHFNTTIPKIEKEGDTLKVHLTDGDVLDADQMLFAIGRRPRIAGLGLDEVGIETNEAGAIKVDEHYRTNIPSIYAVGDVTDRVNLTPVAIREGHWLADQLFGPEGRNKIDYAMVTTAVFTTPELASVGLSEQEAVDAGFDVEVFRTRFRAMRYTLGGNQPWSMMKLVVDRDSDRVLGVHMLGENAAEIIQGLAVAVTLGATKAQFDATVALHPTVAEEFVTMREPAASTLKERRQAAE
- a CDS encoding 3-deoxy-7-phosphoheptulonate synthase class II, which encodes MTVENWNPKTWRNHKAMQMPDYPDPAALQAATDTLAQQPPLVFAGEARSLKRDLARVAMGEAFLLQGGDCAESFAEFSADNIRDTFKVLLQMAVVLTFAGSMPVVKVGRLAGQFAKPRSSDNETIGDETLPSYRGDIINALPFDEASRVPDPNRMVKAYHQASATLNLLRAFAQGGFADLHKVHQWNLGFVSDSPAGDRYRDLANRLDETLRFMEACGITSKTTQSIRETDFYTSHEALLLPYEEALTRVDSTTGDWYDVSSHFLWIGERTRQLDGAHVEFLRGVKNPIGLKVGPTMTPDDLMRMIHVLNPDNEPGRLTLITRMGHEKLADELPKLVERVRDDGRLVVWSCDPMHGNTIKAESGYKTRPFERIMTEIKAFFAVHRELGTHPGGIHIELTGQDVTECTGGAEEITDAALASRYRTHCDPRLNANQALEIAFQVAEELVQVRRPQATPEVAAQ
- a CDS encoding NAD-dependent succinate-semialdehyde dehydrogenase — its product is MDTIDTTSLRLKLNDPELFRSQAYVDGAWIDADSGATFEVTNPSTGEVIGTVPNLGKAETDRAIAAANAAWPAWKAKPAKERGAILKNWLGLLMEHQEDLARLMTLEQGKPLAEAKGEIAYAASFVEWFAEEAKRTYGEVIPTHMADRRIMVTKEPIGVTAAITPWNFPTAMITRKAAPALAAGCPMVVKPAEATPYSALAMAVLAERAGLPKGLLSIVTGSASGSIEIGKALCDNPIVRKLSFTGSTEVGRILMRQCSDTVKKVSFELGGNAPFIVFDDADLDAAVEGALVCKYRNAGQTCVCANRIYVQDGVYDAFAAKFAEAVKGLKVGDGFTEGVDVGPLIEMAAVEKVEDHLADATSKGAEIMAGGARDEHGELFFQPTLLSGVTQEMKVAREETFGPLAPMFRFKTEDEVISYANDTEFGLAAYFYARDIGRITKVSEALEYGMVAVNTGILSTEVAPFGGVKQSGIGREGSHHGIDEYLEIKYTLIAGL